The genomic interval gatctgggctcctcaggaaaAGACAAGAAGAGGGTCCAGCAGAGGCCACAAAGAGGTGCAGGTGGAGCATCTCTCTGATGAGAGATGATTAGTCTGGAGAATactgagaggggatctcatTAATGCATATAAATATCCCCAAAGGATAGTGCCAGACTCtgttcagtggtgcccagcaacAGAACaaggagcaatggccataaactaaaacacaagaagTTTCGCCTCAATATGAGGAAGGACTTCTTTCCATGGAGGGTGGGAGAGCACTGTGAACAGCTGTCCAAGGGAGGGAAAAGTCTTCTCTGGAGgcatcccaaacccacctgttcctgtgtcacctgctctgggtgacccAGCCTTGGCAGGGCATTTGGACTGGATGATTTCCAGAGGCCCTTTCCATCCCTaacaattctgtggttctgtgacaCACCATGTCGTCCCCACAGAATGTCCTGGCTGGAGCACTCTTTGGaccatggatggggctggtgctgtgctcagtgctcACGTCTGTGGGAGCCACCTTCTGCtacctgctctctgcagcttttgGCAAGCAGCTCATAGTGCACTTCTTCCCTGAGAAGGTGTCTCTGCTGCAAGGGAAGGTAAGAGCTGGTGGTTCTGCTGACACCCACGGTGGCCGTgggccaggctgctcttggGGTGACAGTGAAAGCCAGTGTGTGCAGGGGATGCACCAGGCCTGCTGAGGGCACAGTCTAGGAGCAGGCTGCTCTCTTGGAGCAGATCTGTAAGCAGAGGGGCTGCCAGGAAAATCCTGATCCTGAGCAAAAGCATATATGAAAAAAAGGAGTGTTTGGGAAGCCCCTGCGCTCCAGAactgcctccatccctcccatGCTGTGTTGTAAACTGGAGCTGGTTCTGCTCTTGACTTCCTGATCTTTGATTCTGGTGAGATCTCATTTTCACCCCTCTTTGAGAGGGCTGGCTCCCCATTAGGCTCCATACAGACACAGTactgctgctttccctcagTTCTGAACTGATGGTACACTGTGGCATGTTAGAAGAAAAACTCACTCCAGTATTGTGGCCATTTGAATGTTACTGCTGttggaggagcaggaatgatATGGAACTTTTCTTTTGGCAGATAGAAGAGAACAGGAGCTgcctatttttcttcttgttgttcCTGAGGCTGTTCCCCATGACACCAAACTGGTTTCTGAACCTCTCGGCTCCCATTTTAAACATCCCCCTGTCCCAGTTCTTCCTCTCCGTTCTCATTGGTaaggcctggggacacagcctgagGGGACAGTGTGACACTGCTGCTCTTGCTATCACTgagccagggagggcagagctgggactctGACCCTTGGTCTGTTTCCTGTCTGCTGCCCTTGAGCATTCTGGAGGTGTCACCAATGCTACAAATTTTGCTTTACACCTGGTTCTTTCTGTTATAAATACAAACCCCACTGTCTGTGTAGTGGCTGTACATTAAAACACTGAGTTccacctcaacatgaggaagaactttccatggagggtggcagagcactgaaacagctgcccagggatgcaTGGAGTCTCCTTCTCTGGAAACATTCCAGATTCCCTTGGACACATTCCTGTGTTACCTGCTCTGAGTAACAATTCCATAGCAAGGGGACTGGATCCAGAGGTCCTTCCAACCCTgacaattctgtgatttctgtgtctGGCTTTGGGCATATTTAACTTATTCTCTCTAGGGGAAACTAAcagctttttttctgctctgattCCTTCAGGCCTTACACCATACAATTTCATCTGTGTGCAGACAGGGGCCATTCTGTCCCAAATCACCTCTCTGGATGCCATCTTCTCCTGGGA from Zonotrichia leucophrys gambelii isolate GWCS_2022_RI chromosome 9, RI_Zleu_2.0, whole genome shotgun sequence carries:
- the TMEM41A gene encoding transmembrane protein 41A, which encodes MWRRPAGLLLVFVTATAALWLLSVRLSAGQTRRALRFPADLEELRDLAEALRDYERQHRGAALALFCGAYLYKQSFAIPGSSLLNVLAGALFGPWMGLVLCSVLTSVGATFCYLLSAAFGKQLIVHFFPEKVSLLQGKIEENRSCLFFFLLFLRLFPMTPNWFLNLSAPILNIPLSQFFLSVLIGLTPYNFICVQTGAILSQITSLDAIFSWDTLLKLLAMAVAALIPGTLIKRYSKKHLKLDGDKQAQTLNGRKSL